From the genome of Turicibacter faecis, one region includes:
- a CDS encoding DUF2220 domain-containing protein, translating to MQFLKDYPRKKITLQEIEQHYLLKDYRELYDFILSLIEQEVISPIKSSGRNGKKPSLYKSYRLKISLENEKTLQDEVTYVFHPLLNQEYYLNHLKQYQLDRESILKINDFFKNKRELLQKSTSINERSFQIFTQEKFLATEGKRLLKNLGLSLEDLNLYETAEPLAYFSLSKKTPQTILIIENKDTFYSLRKHLMSGKTTIFGEEVQTLIYGGGKKVWKGFCHFEESVEPFLLHELNRFYYFGDLDYEGILIFEQLCAEFYCEPLVSAYEAMVKRGASLSLPKTKEGQNRNEKGVFFSYFEETSQMRAILEAGLYIPQEIVTMSDF from the coding sequence ATGCAATTTTTAAAAGACTATCCCCGTAAAAAAATTACGTTACAGGAAATTGAACAGCATTATCTATTAAAGGATTATCGAGAGTTATATGATTTTATTTTAAGTCTCATTGAACAAGAGGTCATTTCCCCAATTAAAAGTAGCGGAAGGAATGGGAAAAAACCATCATTGTATAAAAGTTATCGCCTTAAGATTTCTCTTGAAAATGAAAAAACTTTACAGGACGAGGTGACGTATGTGTTTCACCCCCTATTAAATCAGGAGTATTATTTAAATCATCTTAAGCAATACCAATTAGATCGAGAATCTATCTTGAAAATAAATGATTTTTTTAAAAATAAACGAGAGTTGTTACAAAAATCTACGTCGATAAACGAACGCAGTTTTCAAATTTTTACCCAAGAGAAGTTTTTAGCAACTGAAGGAAAGCGCCTATTAAAAAATTTAGGTCTTTCTCTAGAAGATTTAAATTTATATGAAACGGCGGAACCGTTAGCTTATTTTAGCTTATCTAAGAAGACACCACAAACCATTTTAATTATTGAAAATAAAGATACCTTTTATAGTTTACGGAAGCATTTGATGTCTGGAAAGACAACCATCTTTGGTGAGGAGGTTCAGACGCTCATTTATGGGGGTGGAAAAAAGGTCTGGAAAGGCTTTTGTCATTTTGAGGAAAGTGTTGAGCCATTTTTGCTTCATGAATTAAATCGATTTTATTATTTTGGAGATTTAGATTATGAGGGAATTTTAATTTTTGAACAGTTATGTGCCGAGTTTTATTGTGAACCCTTAGTGTCAGCTTATGAGGCCATGGTTAAAAGGGGGGCTAGTCTCTCTTTACCAAAAACAAAAGAAGGGCAAAATCGGAATGAGAAAGGTGTGTTTTTTAGTTATTTTGAAGAGACATCGCAGATGAGGGCCATTTTAGAGGCTGGTTTGTATATTCCACAAGAAATCGTAACAATGAGTGATTTTTAG
- a CDS encoding DUF6063 family protein, producing MDYTREEIRLSQQIFYYLLKHRELNEQKEKELYYAYTANEAVIELVKGQGEIASCLIQRYGSSIYLIPEEENEFLGFSKVELKKLLCKSQATDKDYYLSQFIILTLLVEFYDGQGQSAKSRDFIRAGELQNIISERLKEGASYYDEQEQQQLGIAYQNMLEAFESLRSSDRMNRQKTTKEGFLSGILKFLQDQQLIDYIEEDEMIWTTKKLDQLMDYYLLSQNNFKRVQQILKEVSDEPH from the coding sequence ATGGATTATACGCGTGAAGAGATACGGCTAAGCCAACAGATTTTTTATTATTTACTAAAACATCGAGAGTTAAATGAACAGAAGGAGAAGGAACTTTATTATGCTTATACGGCAAATGAGGCGGTCATTGAACTGGTTAAAGGTCAAGGTGAAATTGCCAGTTGTCTCATCCAACGTTATGGGAGTAGTATTTATTTAATTCCCGAGGAAGAAAATGAATTTTTAGGTTTTTCTAAGGTAGAATTGAAAAAGCTGTTATGTAAATCTCAGGCAACGGATAAAGATTATTATTTATCACAATTTATTATTTTAACGTTATTAGTTGAATTTTATGACGGACAAGGACAAAGTGCGAAAAGCCGCGATTTCATTCGTGCCGGTGAGTTGCAAAATATTATTTCTGAACGTTTGAAAGAAGGGGCTAGTTATTACGATGAACAGGAGCAACAACAATTAGGAATTGCTTATCAAAATATGCTAGAAGCTTTTGAGTCACTTCGAAGTAGTGATCGAATGAATCGGCAAAAAACCACAAAAGAAGGGTTTTTGTCTGGAATTTTAAAGTTTTTACAAGATCAGCAACTCATTGATTATATTGAAGAAGATGAAATGATTTGGACAACGAAAAAATTAGATCAATTAATGGATTATTATCTTTTAAGTCAAAATAATTTTAAGCGGGTTCAACAGATTTTAAAGGAGGTTTCAGATGAGCCGCATTAA
- a CDS encoding SAM-dependent methyltransferase: protein MKQQLFNELVLEEQRPFSKWDYSYLKETQRMVQFPLIWKFPQVIKPYLRDGECLVQMNRLDETDWASFTSLSKRTVALETKEDHLLKTRQPLNNLGIKVVFGDEGALLPFENETFDVMINRNQRFQVDEVSRVLRENGYFITQQIGGLSNGELNVWLNVEPTSYSNWRLQVAVEQLKESGFTIIEVKEDISKTRFYDIGAIVYYLKTMTEQIPDFSVEKYFDRLVTMKKVMDEEGHLDVTRHRFLIVAKKETNENME from the coding sequence ATGAAACAGCAGTTATTTAATGAATTAGTATTGGAAGAACAACGCCCCTTCTCAAAGTGGGATTATAGTTATTTAAAAGAGACGCAGCGGATGGTTCAGTTTCCTTTAATATGGAAATTCCCCCAGGTGATTAAGCCTTATTTACGGGATGGAGAATGCCTCGTACAGATGAATAGATTAGATGAAACTGATTGGGCTAGTTTCACTTCTTTGTCAAAGAGGACAGTTGCTCTAGAAACGAAGGAAGACCATTTATTAAAGACGAGACAACCTTTAAATAATTTAGGGATTAAGGTAGTCTTTGGTGATGAAGGAGCATTGTTACCTTTTGAGAACGAAACCTTTGATGTGATGATTAATCGCAATCAAAGGTTTCAGGTGGATGAGGTCTCTCGGGTCTTGCGCGAAAATGGGTACTTTATTACCCAGCAAATTGGTGGATTAAGTAATGGTGAATTAAATGTTTGGTTAAACGTGGAACCGACGAGTTATTCCAATTGGCGCCTTCAAGTCGCAGTAGAACAATTGAAAGAGTCTGGATTCACGATTATTGAGGTGAAAGAGGATATCTCTAAAACTCGTTTTTATGATATAGGGGCAATTGTTTATTACCTGAAGACGATGACCGAGCAAATTCCTGATTTTTCCGTTGAAAAATACTTTGATCGTTTAGTCACAATGAAAAAGGTGATGGACGAAGAGGGACATTTAGATGTTACAAGGCATCGATTCTTAATTGTTGCAAAGAAAGAAACGAACGAAAATATGGAATAG
- a CDS encoding DUF4352 domain-containing protein, producing the protein MPDIKSILLLCSFLCFITGIFSPEVIIRWGIPSVKTRKRVLWTFGMMTLLLVGIRQLTEFASVEDSATNHQGQGVNVETFVFSSPEEEQQKIYKLTSSVQNNQLEIKIVNQQMASDRAVEKAPEGYEFVQLDVNITNKMDEPSTINLADLQLQTETLEFLLPMKDHLPTQKLELLPQESKTVSLVYLQPTKQEQLMFSYLPTSSEEETSEEEEVSVSQIGDIVKAKQAMIQVHEVKREASKKEGYETLLISLSLKNSTDMTVNYYPFHFSLAADGLTQRVKPTIDMSEVKTLGISELVGGGMVSGTLIFEIPQGIQQLRLHYDEPSLFSTQSIEIDLTSTNEEATPLQPEVKLNEQWQASDALNDHHLEVTKVEFVKETKYTKAKDHQQFVIVGVELSNQSTEKQDYTAFDFKLINEQGRLILPNLLLIDNQSELTSGSLEPSESVQGYLLFEDTDLYTTYHLLYSPSHWKSGEGLIKELHPSGE; encoded by the coding sequence GTGTTATGGACGTTTGGGATGATGACATTACTGCTTGTTGGGATTAGACAGCTTACGGAGTTTGCATCTGTTGAGGATAGCGCGACGAATCATCAAGGGCAAGGGGTCAATGTAGAGACCTTTGTTTTTTCTAGTCCAGAGGAGGAGCAGCAAAAAATTTATAAATTAACGTCATCGGTTCAAAATAATCAGTTAGAGATTAAAATTGTGAATCAGCAGATGGCATCGGATCGTGCGGTAGAGAAGGCTCCTGAGGGCTATGAGTTCGTTCAATTAGACGTAAACATTACAAATAAAATGGATGAACCGTCTACGATAAATCTTGCAGATCTTCAATTACAGACTGAAACATTAGAGTTTCTTCTACCGATGAAAGATCATTTACCTACACAAAAACTGGAGTTATTACCGCAGGAAAGTAAGACTGTTTCACTCGTCTATTTGCAACCGACCAAACAGGAGCAATTAATGTTCTCTTATTTGCCAACGTCATCTGAGGAGGAGACATCTGAAGAAGAGGAAGTCAGTGTGAGTCAAATTGGCGATATAGTGAAAGCAAAGCAGGCGATGATTCAAGTGCACGAGGTTAAACGAGAGGCCTCAAAAAAAGAGGGATATGAGACACTTTTAATTTCCTTAAGTCTTAAGAATTCAACGGATATGACGGTTAATTATTATCCTTTTCACTTTTCACTTGCTGCCGACGGGTTAACCCAGCGGGTGAAACCAACCATTGATATGAGTGAGGTAAAAACACTTGGAATAAGTGAGCTCGTGGGTGGAGGAATGGTTAGTGGGACATTAATTTTTGAAATTCCACAGGGGATTCAACAATTACGTCTTCATTATGATGAACCTTCTTTGTTTTCAACACAATCCATTGAAATTGATTTAACCTCAACGAATGAGGAGGCAACACCGCTACAGCCAGAAGTTAAATTAAATGAGCAGTGGCAAGCGAGCGACGCTCTTAATGACCATCACTTAGAGGTTACAAAGGTGGAATTCGTTAAGGAGACAAAATATACAAAAGCTAAAGATCATCAGCAATTTGTTATTGTCGGGGTTGAGTTGAGTAATCAATCGACTGAAAAGCAGGACTATACTGCCTTTGATTTTAAATTAATAAATGAGCAAGGACGCCTTATTTTACCTAACTTATTGTTAATTGATAATCAGTCAGAGTTAACAAGTGGTTCGCTCGAACCTTCAGAAAGTGTTCAAGGCTACCTATTATTTGAAGATACAGATCTTTATACAACTTATCACCTCTTATATTCACCGTCACATTGGAAATCAGGTGAAGGTCTAATAAAGGAACTTCATCCATCTGGGGAGTAA